The candidate division WOR-3 bacterium genome contains the following window.
ATTTTAGCTAAAACCTCTCTGAATATCGGGTTGCTGTATATGGATTTGCGCGATTTCAGAAAATCAAGAAGATGCTTTTCGGAAAGCCTTAAGCTCAACAGAAAAATTGACGACCCACTCGAAACATCGAGAGTCTTGAACAATATAGGATCATTGCTGATTGAAAAGCAGGATTATAAATCTGCGGAAAAATATTTCAAGGAAGCTCTTGATATAAAAGACAGGATAGGAGACGAAAAAGGCAAAGGTATATTGCTTGGAAATCTTGGGAAAATGCATACTCAAATGAAAAATTACAAAGAAGCCGAAAAGTATCTATCGGAGTCTGCCGAAATTTTCAGGAAATTGGGAGTAAAATTTCTTTTAGCGACGGTGCTCGTATACAAACTGGAGTTGCATTCATTACGTGGAGACCGAACATTCCCTGAAAAAACAGTTGCTGAAGCCATGTCGCTCGCCCGCAGGTTGAAAAATGAATCGCTCAAAAAGAAAATTGAAAATTTTTCAGTAATCTTCAATGAGATAGTGCGAAGAGCCCGTGACCCTGAAGACTTCTTTGTGAGAGGTCTCTCCGAGGAGCATTTTTGCCGCCGCCGCCTCTCGCAGGGATCTCATTCCGTTTTTCTTTGCCTCGGACCTGATAAGATTGAGGCTTTCTCCAATAACTATGAACTTCCGTATTTCAGGAGTGATTTTGAGAATTTCGAAAATACCTGTTCTGTATAAAAAACCGGTTCCCCTGCACTGAACACAGCCTTTTCCGATTTTGACGCCTGCCGTGGAGAGTTGGTTCTTTTCGATTTCCAGCGCTTCAACCGCATCCGGGGGAAGATTAAAACTTTCAGAGCAGAACTGGCAGTTTTTTCTTATAAGCCTTTGCGCTATTACACCAATGAGAGTGCTCGACAAAAGGAATTTCGGAACACCGAGGTTGACCATTCTCGAAATTGCCGAAGGGGCGTCAATCGTGTGGAGAGTAGAAAACACGAGATGGCCGGTTAAAGCCGCCTGAATTGCGTATTCAGCGGTTTCTTTGTCCCTTATTTCTCCGACCATAATTATGTCAGGGTCCTGCCTGAGAACGTTGCGAAGGGCATTGGCGAAGCTTATTCCGGATTTGTTGTCTATAGGTATCTGATTGAAATCTTCGTAGACGAGTTCGACGGGATCTTCTATGGTCACAATGTTGACTTCCGGTTTTGAAAGCTCTCTTAGAAGAGAATAGAGGCTTGTTGTTTTTCCGCTTCCTGTCGGTCCTGTAAGCAAGATTATCCCTTCGTTGTGCCCCAGGAATTCCCTGACGAGCGACATGTCGTCGTCGAAAAATCCCAGATCTCCTATGTTCTGCAGAAGTACGTCGGGGTCGAATATTCTCATAACTACTTTTTCTCCGAATACTGTCGGGACCGTGGAAATTCTTATTTCCAGTTCGTTGTCTTTGTATTTCTTTTTAATTCTTCC
Protein-coding sequences here:
- a CDS encoding type II/IV secretion system protein, with amino-acid sequence MNEDILSLTETQITEKLIELLQSKKIIKKEYLEKMERHSKISGQDVLTSLVSTKAISEDVVYENLAELLGAPFIHIDPLTLDLEIVTGAIPQKFSKHNKIVPLSREGDSLTVAFCEPSVLKLRDDLENQLHIKLNFVMAKPSDVEKIIEGFFSFHSALKAAETLLRSGTLESKNIFNKEYLSQTDIEVQPDIKPVVTAVDNLFSYAFEQRASDIHIEPKRNLSLVRMRIDGVLHDVHVIPNIVHSAIVSRVKILSGLDISQKRIPQDGRIKKKYKDNELEIRISTVPTVFGEKVVMRIFDPDVLLQNIGDLGFFDDDMSLVREFLGHNEGIILLTGPTGSGKTTSLYSLLRELSKPEVNIVTIEDPVELVYEDFNQIPIDNKSGISFANALRNVLRQDPDIIMVGEIRDKETAEYAIQAALTGHLVFSTLHTIDAPSAISRMVNLGVPKFLLSSTLIGVIAQRLIRKNCQFCSESFNLPPDAVEALEIEKNQLSTAGVKIGKGCVQCRGTGFLYRTGIFEILKITPEIRKFIVIGESLNLIRSEAKKNGMRSLREAAAAKMLLGETSHKEVFRVTGSSHYLIEDY